From the genome of Verrucomicrobiia bacterium, one region includes:
- a CDS encoding endonuclease/exonuclease/phosphatase family protein, whose translation MSNSRKEPRSRIRIASYNLWWHKAYHEVAEIVDGQQLDIICLQECYPSDLKKSVQGLRLAGSHAYVHRLPLIHRQSKKTATTSAWKNAGMAIYYNPRQLELISLERFALPLPWQERNGGRIFQVAHFKVLATGKLIVVANIHLSALLAPSRARRKQLQEILQGVTAQGDTLPVILAGDFNYPLVARSLHTLMEAEGFTECGAHVSMPTHMSRVIKGKFDRIFISEDVEEQGYAILPFGLSDHAPITATLGFA comes from the coding sequence CCACGCTCCAGAATTCGCATAGCCTCATACAACCTCTGGTGGCACAAGGCCTACCATGAGGTTGCCGAAATAGTTGACGGACAACAGCTTGACATTATCTGCCTCCAAGAGTGTTACCCAAGCGACCTCAAAAAAAGCGTGCAGGGCCTCAGGCTTGCCGGCTCGCATGCCTATGTACACCGGCTTCCGCTCATACATCGTCAGAGCAAAAAGACCGCCACAACGTCTGCCTGGAAGAATGCCGGCATGGCCATTTATTACAATCCTCGGCAGCTCGAGCTCATAAGCCTAGAGCGTTTCGCATTGCCGCTACCCTGGCAGGAACGAAATGGCGGCCGCATCTTTCAGGTGGCACATTTTAAGGTTTTGGCTACCGGCAAGCTGATTGTGGTGGCAAACATACATCTCTCTGCCTTGTTGGCACCCAGCCGCGCCAGACGAAAGCAGCTGCAAGAGATACTGCAAGGAGTCACCGCCCAAGGCGATACACTGCCCGTCATACTTGCCGGAGACTTTAACTACCCGCTCGTCGCACGAAGCTTGCACACCCTTATGGAGGCAGAGGGCTTTACGGAATGTGGTGCCCACGTTTCCATGCCAACCCATATGAGCAGAGTTATAAAAGGAAAGTTTGACCGTATTTTTATTTCTGAGGACGTAGAAGAGCAAGGGTACGCCATTCTGCCCTTTGGCCTCTCTGACCACGCACCCATTACGGCGACCCTTGGATTTGCCTAA
- the tsaB gene encoding tRNA (adenosine(37)-N6)-threonylcarbamoyltransferase complex dimerization subunit type 1 TsaB: protein MLVLILRTDKPVSEIGLYDGDKQIAYHTWQAHRRLAETIHDTIKETLDGQGKTLADISGLIIYKGPGSFTGLRIGTSVANALAYSQDVPIVATAEEDWIQEGLKLLRTDPQKHVVPEYGSAAITTNPKK, encoded by the coding sequence GTGTTAGTTTTAATCCTACGCACTGATAAACCCGTGTCCGAGATTGGGCTTTACGATGGCGACAAACAAATTGCTTACCATACATGGCAGGCCCATCGCCGACTAGCCGAGACCATTCACGACACCATAAAAGAAACGTTGGATGGACAGGGCAAGACGCTGGCTGATATTTCTGGACTCATTATCTACAAAGGCCCGGGCAGTTTTACGGGGCTTAGGATTGGTACCAGTGTAGCTAACGCCCTGGCCTATAGCCAGGACGTGCCAATTGTGGCTACTGCCGAAGAAGACTGGATTCAGGAGGGACTGAAGCTGCTGCGGACAGATCCCCAAAAACACGTGGTCCCCGAATACGGTTCTGCGGCTATCACCACAAACCCCAAAAAGTAG
- the tsaE gene encoding tRNA (adenosine(37)-N6)-threonylcarbamoyltransferase complex ATPase subunit type 1 TsaE produces the protein MTLSVVSASPEQTMTIAETIGRQLRGGEVIELVSDLGGGKTTLTHGLAKGIDSPDRVASPTFTVSKLYVGKKLEMYHFDFYRLAEPGLMEHELQDVLGDPSIVIVVEWGSVMAHVLPDERLTIHLKSIGDTERNLEITYPEKLKYLVEKLA, from the coding sequence ATGACTCTCAGTGTTGTCTCAGCCAGTCCAGAACAAACGATGACCATTGCCGAAACTATAGGCCGCCAGCTAAGGGGTGGTGAGGTTATCGAGCTAGTGAGTGATCTTGGTGGCGGCAAGACTACCCTTACGCATGGTTTGGCAAAGGGCATCGACAGTCCGGACCGCGTGGCCAGCCCAACCTTTACTGTTAGCAAGCTCTACGTGGGCAAAAAACTAGAGATGTATCATTTTGATTTTTATCGCTTGGCCGAGCCGGGGCTGATGGAGCACGAGCTTCAGGATGTCCTGGGCGACCCCAGCATAGTTATTGTGGTGGAGTGGGGCAGCGTGATGGCACATGTCTTGCCGGACGAACGGCTGACCATTCACCTAAAAAGCATCGGCGATACCGAGCGCAACCTAGAAATAACCTACCCAGAGAAACTAAAATACCTGGTGGAGAAACTGGCATGA